A genomic stretch from Chryseobacterium sp. SNU WT5 includes:
- the rsmH gene encoding 16S rRNA (cytosine(1402)-N(4))-methyltransferase RsmH: MYHNPVLLKKSVDDLLTNPDGIYVDCTFGGGGHSKEILSRLSAKGKLYGFDQDLDALKNNIDDPRFTLINQNFRFLENALFMYGVSKVDGILADFGVSSHQFDEAERGFSTRSNAPLDMRMNVMQLLDAKKIINEYEEEHIADILYQYGEIRESRKLAREIVNHRKLKPIETTEDLKKLFNYIPQFKQNKVYAQIFQAIRIEVNQELEAIKEMLFQAHRILKPGGRLVAISYHSLEDRLVKRFLKNGMFEGEPARDIYGNYSKTFNLLQTKAVIPDSEEIKENSRARSAKLRTGIKLK, encoded by the coding sequence ATGTATCACAATCCTGTTTTGCTGAAAAAAAGTGTCGATGATTTGTTAACGAATCCCGACGGAATTTATGTGGATTGTACCTTCGGTGGCGGAGGCCACTCCAAAGAAATCCTATCCAGACTTTCTGCCAAAGGGAAACTATATGGCTTTGATCAAGATTTGGATGCACTTAAAAACAATATTGATGACCCGCGCTTTACGCTGATTAATCAAAATTTTAGATTTTTGGAAAATGCCCTTTTTATGTATGGTGTTTCGAAAGTTGATGGCATTTTAGCTGATTTTGGAGTTTCTTCCCATCAGTTTGATGAAGCAGAACGTGGTTTTTCTACGAGAAGCAATGCTCCACTCGATATGAGAATGAACGTAATGCAACTTTTAGATGCTAAAAAAATCATCAACGAATACGAAGAAGAACATATTGCAGACATTTTATACCAATACGGTGAAATTCGAGAATCCAGAAAGCTAGCAAGAGAAATCGTCAATCACCGGAAATTAAAACCGATTGAAACCACTGAAGATTTAAAAAAACTCTTCAATTATATCCCGCAATTCAAGCAGAATAAAGTTTACGCACAAATTTTTCAAGCCATAAGAATTGAGGTTAACCAGGAATTAGAAGCAATAAAAGAAATGCTGTTTCAGGCTCACAGAATTTTAAAACCTGGCGGCAGATTGGTAGCAATCTCTTATCACTCATTAGAAGATCGGCTTGTTAAAAGATTTTTGAAAAACGGAATGTTCGAAGGAGAACCGGCCAGAGATATTTACGGTAATTACTCGAAGACATTTAATCTTTTACAAACAAAAGCAGTCATTCCGGATAGTGAAGAAATTAAAGAAAATTCAAGAGCGAGAAGCGCAAAATTACGAACAGGAATAAAATTAAAATAA
- a CDS encoding FtsL-like putative cell division protein, whose translation MAKRATNRPQKKLTFIDIIKGNFLNRDEVTIHYRYFVLVFFLLMIMIYSNHLVSQKIEHVNILKEQTEEFKSRNAYAQSRLIKVKLESELGKEMVQDSLLSLENHPHKILIKLDSLDGSAK comes from the coding sequence ATGGCAAAAAGAGCAACAAATCGCCCACAGAAAAAACTCACTTTTATAGATATTATAAAAGGAAACTTTCTGAACCGCGATGAAGTAACAATTCATTACCGCTACTTCGTATTGGTGTTTTTCTTATTAATGATCATGATCTATAGCAATCACTTGGTGAGTCAGAAGATCGAGCATGTAAATATTTTAAAAGAACAGACCGAAGAGTTTAAATCGAGAAATGCGTATGCACAAAGCAGACTCATTAAAGTAAAATTAGAATCAGAACTAGGTAAAGAAATGGTGCAGGATTCTCTGCTATCATTAGAAAATCACCCACACAAAATATTGATAAAATTAGATAGTTTAGATGGCAGTGCAAAATGA